Proteins from a genomic interval of Oncorhynchus nerka isolate Pitt River linkage group LG13, Oner_Uvic_2.0, whole genome shotgun sequence:
- the LOC115139289 gene encoding sestrin-1 isoform X2, whose translation MKHATAATETIENDSFTVTDVFKICTRCEPLSKKDFGVRIPRPLGNGPSRFIPEKEILQVSKVDPRTQSIFEDAFAALGRLDNISLVMGFHPQYLESFLRTQHYLLQMDGPLSLHYRHYIGIMAAARHQCSYLVNLHVNDFLQVGGDSKWLNGLDGAPQKLQALGELNKILAHRPWLLTKAHIEHLLKAEEHSWSLAELIHAVVLLTHYHSLASFTFGCGITPEIHSDGGHTFRPPSLSQYCVCDIANGNGHGHLEERRGNHQVSEVSGEVEVLMERMKQLQECRDEEEASQEEMATRFEREKTESMLVATAEDEECVPSRDVSRHFEDPSYGYKDFSRRGEHVPTFRVQDYSWEDHGYSLVNRLYPDVGQLLDEKFQMAYNLTYNTMAMHKDVDTTMLRRAIWNYIHCMFGIRYDDYDYGEINQLLDRSFKVYIKTMVCSPEKTTKRMYESFWRQFQHSEKVHVNLLLMEARMQAELLYALRAITRYMT comes from the exons ATGAAGCACGCAACTGCAGCAACAGAAACCATTGAAAATGATTCATTTACAGTGACAGACGTATTTAAAATATGCACTCGGTGTGAACCGCTAAGCAAAAAG GACTTTGGAGTTCGAATCCCAAGACCCCTGGGAAATGGACCAAGTAGATTTATCCCTGAAAAAGAG ATCCTTCAAGTCAGTAAAGTAGACCCCAGGACACAATCGATATTTGAGGACGCATTCGCAGCACTGGGTCGCCTTGACAACATCTCCTTGGTGATGGGCTTCCACCCACAGTACCTGGAGAGCTTTCTGAGGACACAGCACTACCTGCTGCAGATGGACGGGCCCTTATCCCTGCACTACCGCCACTACATAGGCATCATG GCTGCAGCCAGACACCAGTGCTCCTACCTGGTCAACCTGCACGTCAACGACTTCCTCCAGGTAGGAGGGGACTCCAAGTGGCTGAATGGCCTGGACGGAGCCCCACAGAAGCTGCAGGCCCTCGGGGAGCTCAACAAGATCCTGGCCCACCGGCCCTGGCTCCTCACCAAGGCACACATCGAG CACCTGCTGAAGGCTGAAGAACACAGCTGGTCCCTGGCTGAGCTGATCCATGCTGTGGTGCTCCTCACACACTACCACTCCCTGGCCTCCTTTACCTTCGGCTGTGGCATCACCCCCGAGATCCACAGTGACGGGGGGCACACCTTCAGACCCCCCTCCCTCAGCCAGTACTGTGTCTGCGACATCGCCAATGGCAACGGGCACGgccacctggaggagaggagaggcaatcACCAG GTGTCAGAGGTGTCTGGTGAGGTGGAGGTGCTGATGGAGAGGATGAAGCAGCTGCAGGAGTGTCGTGATGAAGAGGAAGCCAGTCAGGAGGAGATGGCCACACGCTTTGAGAGGGAGAAGACCGAGAGCATGCTGGTGGCCACGGCAGAGGACGAGGAGTGTGTGCCATCCAGAGACGTCTCCAGGCACTTTGAAGACCCCAGCTACGGCTACAAGGACTTCTCCAGGAGAGGAGAACATGTACCCACCTTCAGAGTGCAG GACTACAGTTGGGAGGACCACGGCTACTCCCTGGTGAACCGTCTGTACCCTGACGTTGGTCAGCTGCTGGATGAGAAGTTCCAGATGGCCTACAACCTGACCTACAACACCATGGCCATGCACAAAGACGTGGACACCACCATGCTGCGCAGGGCTATCTGGAACTACATCCACTGCATGTTCGGCATCAG GTATGATGACTATGACTACGGGGAGATTAACCAGCTGTTGGACCGCAGCTTTAAGGTCTACATTAAGACCATGGTGTGCAGCCCGGAGAAAACCACCAAACGAATGTACGAGAGCTTCTGGAGACAGTTCCAGCACTCCGAGAAG GTCCATGTCAATCTGCTTCTTATGGAAGCGCGCATGCAGGCAGAACTGCTCTACGCTCTGAGAGCGATCACCCGCTACATGACATGA
- the LOC115139289 gene encoding sestrin-1 isoform X3 gives MYNITRSGLAAKMDFGVRIPRPLGNGPSRFIPEKEILQVSKVDPRTQSIFEDAFAALGRLDNISLVMGFHPQYLESFLRTQHYLLQMDGPLSLHYRHYIGIMAAARHQCSYLVNLHVNDFLQVGGDSKWLNGLDGAPQKLQALGELNKILAHRPWLLTKAHIEHLLKAEEHSWSLAELIHAVVLLTHYHSLASFTFGCGITPEIHSDGGHTFRPPSLSQYCVCDIANGNGHGHLEERRGNHQVSEVSGEVEVLMERMKQLQECRDEEEASQEEMATRFEREKTESMLVATAEDEECVPSRDVSRHFEDPSYGYKDFSRRGEHVPTFRVQDYSWEDHGYSLVNRLYPDVGQLLDEKFQMAYNLTYNTMAMHKDVDTTMLRRAIWNYIHCMFGIRYDDYDYGEINQLLDRSFKVYIKTMVCSPEKTTKRMYESFWRQFQHSEKVHVNLLLMEARMQAELLYALRAITRYMT, from the exons ATGTACAATATTACACGGTCAGGGCTCGCAGCCAAAATG GACTTTGGAGTTCGAATCCCAAGACCCCTGGGAAATGGACCAAGTAGATTTATCCCTGAAAAAGAG ATCCTTCAAGTCAGTAAAGTAGACCCCAGGACACAATCGATATTTGAGGACGCATTCGCAGCACTGGGTCGCCTTGACAACATCTCCTTGGTGATGGGCTTCCACCCACAGTACCTGGAGAGCTTTCTGAGGACACAGCACTACCTGCTGCAGATGGACGGGCCCTTATCCCTGCACTACCGCCACTACATAGGCATCATG GCTGCAGCCAGACACCAGTGCTCCTACCTGGTCAACCTGCACGTCAACGACTTCCTCCAGGTAGGAGGGGACTCCAAGTGGCTGAATGGCCTGGACGGAGCCCCACAGAAGCTGCAGGCCCTCGGGGAGCTCAACAAGATCCTGGCCCACCGGCCCTGGCTCCTCACCAAGGCACACATCGAG CACCTGCTGAAGGCTGAAGAACACAGCTGGTCCCTGGCTGAGCTGATCCATGCTGTGGTGCTCCTCACACACTACCACTCCCTGGCCTCCTTTACCTTCGGCTGTGGCATCACCCCCGAGATCCACAGTGACGGGGGGCACACCTTCAGACCCCCCTCCCTCAGCCAGTACTGTGTCTGCGACATCGCCAATGGCAACGGGCACGgccacctggaggagaggagaggcaatcACCAG GTGTCAGAGGTGTCTGGTGAGGTGGAGGTGCTGATGGAGAGGATGAAGCAGCTGCAGGAGTGTCGTGATGAAGAGGAAGCCAGTCAGGAGGAGATGGCCACACGCTTTGAGAGGGAGAAGACCGAGAGCATGCTGGTGGCCACGGCAGAGGACGAGGAGTGTGTGCCATCCAGAGACGTCTCCAGGCACTTTGAAGACCCCAGCTACGGCTACAAGGACTTCTCCAGGAGAGGAGAACATGTACCCACCTTCAGAGTGCAG GACTACAGTTGGGAGGACCACGGCTACTCCCTGGTGAACCGTCTGTACCCTGACGTTGGTCAGCTGCTGGATGAGAAGTTCCAGATGGCCTACAACCTGACCTACAACACCATGGCCATGCACAAAGACGTGGACACCACCATGCTGCGCAGGGCTATCTGGAACTACATCCACTGCATGTTCGGCATCAG GTATGATGACTATGACTACGGGGAGATTAACCAGCTGTTGGACCGCAGCTTTAAGGTCTACATTAAGACCATGGTGTGCAGCCCGGAGAAAACCACCAAACGAATGTACGAGAGCTTCTGGAGACAGTTCCAGCACTCCGAGAAG GTCCATGTCAATCTGCTTCTTATGGAAGCGCGCATGCAGGCAGAACTGCTCTACGCTCTGAGAGCGATCACCCGCTACATGACATGA